The following are from one region of the Oenanthe melanoleuca isolate GR-GAL-2019-014 chromosome 23, OMel1.0, whole genome shotgun sequence genome:
- the LOC130262118 gene encoding protein argonaute-1 yields MEAGPSGAAAGAYLPPLQQVFQAPRRPGIGTVGKPIKLLANYFEVDIPKIDVYHYEVDIKPDKCPRRVNREVVEYMVQHFKPQIFGDRKPVYDGKKNIYTVTALPIGNERVDFEVTIPGEGKDRIFKVSIKWMAIVSWRMLHEALVSGQIPVPLESVQALDVAMRHLASMRYTPVGRSFFSPPEGYYHPLGGGREVWFGFHQSVRPAMWKMMLNIDVSATAFYKAQPVIEFMCEVLDIRNIDEQPKPLTDSQRVRFTKEIKGLKVEVTHCGQMKRKYRVCNVTRRPASHQTFPLQLESGQTVECTVAQYFKQKYNLQLKYPHLPCLQVGQEQKHTYLPLEVCNIVAGQRCIKKLTDNQTSTMIKATARSAPDRQEEISRLMKNASYNLDPYIQEFGIKVKDDMTEVTGRVLPAPILQYGGRNRAIATPNQGVWDMRGKQFYNGIEIKVWAIACFAPQKQCREEVLKNFTDQLRKISKDAGMPIQGQPCFCKYAQGADSVEPMFRHLKNTYSGLQLIIVILPGKTPVYAEVKRVGDTLLGMATQCVQVKNVVKTSPQTLSNLCLKINVKLGGINNILVPHQRSAVFQQPVIFLGADVTHPPAGDGKKPSITAVVGSMDAHPSRYCATVRVQRPRQEIIEDLSYMVRELLIQFYKSTRFKPTRIIFYRDGVPEGQLPQILHYELLAIRDACIKLEKDYQPGITYIVVQKRHHTRLFCADKNERIGKSGNIPAGTTVDTNITHPFEFDFYLCSHAGIQGTSRPSHYYVLWDDNRFTADELQILTYQLCHTYVRCTRSVSIPAPAYYARLVAFRARYHLVDKEHDSGEGSHISGQSNGRDPQALAKAVQVHQDTLRTMYFA; encoded by the exons GGAAGTCGTGGAGTACATGGTGCAGCACTTCAAACCACAGATCTTTGGTGACCGAAAACCAGTCTATGATGGGAAGAAGAACATCTACACTGTCACAGCCTTACCCATTGGAAATGAGCGG GTTGACTTTGAGGTGACGATCCCAGGGGAAGGCAAGGACAGAATATTTAAGGTCTCTATCAAATGGATGGCCATTGTGAGCTGGCGCATGCTGCACGAGGCCCTGGTCAGCGGGCAGATCCCCGTCCCACTGGAGTCCGTCCAGGCGCTGGATGTTGCCATGAGGCATCTGGCTTCCATGAG GTACACTCCTGTCGGCCGCTCCTTCTTCTCCCCACCTGAAGGCTACTACCATCCCCTGGGAGGGGGCAGGGAGGTCTGGTTCGGCTTCCACCAGTCAGTCCGGCCTGCCATGTGGAAGATGATGCTCAACATCGATG TGTCGGCCACTGCCTTCTACAAAGCCCAGCCTGTCATCGAGTTCATGTGTGAGGTGCTGGACATCCGGAACATCGACGAGCAGCCCAAGCCCCTGACGGACTCGCAGCGAGTGCGTTTCACCAAGGAGATCAAAG GTCTGAAGGTGGAGGTGACCCACTGTGGGCAGATGAAGAGGAAATACCGTGTGTGTAACGTTACCCGACGGCCAGCCAGCCACCAGAC gttccctctgcagctggagagtgGTCAGACAGTGGAGTGCACAGTGGCTCAGTACTTCAAGCAGAAATACAACCTGCAGTTGAAATACCCTCACCTGCCCTGTCTCCAGGTTGGCCAGGAACAAAAACACACGTACCTTCCCTTGGAG gTGTGTAACATTGTGGCAGGTCAGCGATGCATCAAGAAGCTCACGGACAATCAAACATCAACCATGATAAAAGCAACAGCCAGGTCTGCCCCggacaggcaggaggaaatCAGTCGCCTG atgAAGAATGCCAGCTACAATCTGGATCCATACATTCAGGAGTTTGGGATCAAGGTGAAGGATGACATGACGGAGGTGACAGGGCGGGTCCTGCCAGCTCCCATCCTGCAGTATGGAGGCCGG AACCGGGCCATTGCAACTCCCAACCAGGGCGTGTGGGACATGCGAGGGAAGCAGTTCTACAACGGCATTGAGATCAAAGTCTGGGCCATTGCCTGCTTTGCCCCGCAGAAGCAGTGTCGAGAGGAGGTGCTGAA GAACTTCACAGACCAGCTGCGCAAGATCTCCAAGGACGCCGGGATGCCCAtccagggccagccctgcttctgCAAGTATGCCCAGGGTGCAGACAGCGTGGAGCCCATGTTCCGACACCTCAAGAACACCTATTCAGGGCTGCAGCTCATCATTGTCATCCTGCCAGGGAAGACACCTGTGTACG CTGAAGTGAAGCGTGTTGGGGACACTCTCCTGGGAATGGCCACACAGTGCGTCCAGGTCAAGAATGTGGTGAAAACCTCCCCACAGACCCTTTCTAACCTCTGCCTCAAGATCAACGTCAAGCTTGGCGGGATCAACAACATCCTTGTGCCTCACCAGCG CTCTGCCGTCTTTCAGCAGCCGGTGATTTTCCTCGGCGCTGATGTCACTCACCCGCCAGCAGGAGATGGGAAGAAACCCTCCATAACAGCT GTTGTGGGCAGCATGGACGCCCACCCCAGCCGGTACTGTGCCACGGTGCGCGTGCAGCGGCCTCGCCAGGAGATCATCGAGGACTTGTCCTACATGGTGAGGGAGCTCCTCATCCAGTTCTACAAATCCACACGCTTCAAACCCACCAGGATCATCTTCTACCGCGATGGTGTTCCTGAGGGGCAGCTCCCACAG ATCCTTCACTATGAGCTCCTGGCAATCCGAGACGCCTGCATCAAACTGGAAAAGGATTACCAGCCTGGCATCACCTACATCGTTGTCCAGAAGAGGCATCACACCCGTCTCTTCTGTGCAGACAAGAACGAGAGG ATTGGAAAGAGTGGGAACATCCCAGCAGGAACAACAGTGGATACCAACATCACCCACCCCTTTGAGTTTGACTTCTACCTGTGCAGTCATGCAGGCATTCAG GGCACGAGCCGGCCGTCCCACTACTACGTGCTGTGGGATGACAACCGGTTCACGGCGGACGAGCTGCAGATCCTCACGTACCAGCTGTGCCATACCTACGTGCGCTGCACCCGCTCCgtctccatcccagccccagcctaTTATGCCAGGCTGGTGGCATTCCGGGCACGGTACCACCTTGTGGATAAGGAGCACGACAG TGGCGAGGGCAGCCATATATCTGGACAGAGCAACGGCAGAGACCCCCAGGCCTTGGCGAAGGCTGTGCAGGTTCATCAGGACACTTTACGTACCATGTACTTTGCTTGA